A window from Cydia strobilella chromosome 9, ilCydStro3.1, whole genome shotgun sequence encodes these proteins:
- the LOC134744368 gene encoding nucleolar protein 12: protein MGKRKTKNQEKKKKITLVFDESQRKDYLCGFRKRKLERKKKAQEEIQRLLKEEKKRIKQENKESYKKLVVSSRPLPDIEQLLKEEYEDNDVNVKIVELSSDTLQKKDLVIGENRPQEKIEKKSIKKTKETSAASVPGMGSDTEMESAEEVEDDDKDKDDNKPKSKKELKHMLMQQAKKKMQKSKVFQMKSKLDRVQNKKKSHQKKEHMARTKAKSGKPGKPRKEKSKKNFGRRKH from the exons ATGGGAAAACGTAAAACCAAGaatcaagaaaagaagaaaaaaataaccttAGTTTTCGACGAAAGCCAAAGAAA GGATTATTTGTGCGGTTTCCGTAAGAGAAAGCTTGAAAGGAAGAAAAAGGCTCAAGAAGAAATTCAGCGTTTATTGAAGGAGGAGAAGAAAAGAATAAAACAAGAG AATAAAGAGTCCTACAAAAAACTTGTAGTCTCCAGTAGACCCCTACCTGACATTGAGCAGCTGCTTAAAGAAGAGTATGAAGATAATgatgttaatgttaaaatagtTGAACTGTCATCAGACACTTTGCAAAAAAAAGACTTGGTTATAGGTGAGAACAGACCTcaagaaaaaatagaaaagaaatctatcaaaaaaacaaaagaaacttCAGCAGCAAGTGTTCCTGGCATGGGTTCAGATACTGAAATGGAATCTGCTGAAGAGGTGGAAGATGATGACAAAGATAAAGATGATAATAAACCAAAATCCAAAAAAGAGTTAAAGCATATGCTCATGCAACAAGCCAAGAAGAAGATGCAGAAGAGCAAAGTATTTCAAATGAAGAGCAAGTTGGATAGAGTACAAAATAAGAAGAAATCTCACCAAAAGAAGGAACACATGGCCAGGACAAAGGCCAAATCAGGCAAACCTGGCAAACCAAGAAAGGAGAAATCGAAAAAGAATTTTGGTAGGAGAAAACATTGa